The DNA region CACCCGGACCTCGAAGAAATCCGCTGGACCCCTACCCCCGGCGGCCAGCCCGGCGTCTTCGACACCGGCATCCACATCACCAAGGACGCCACCGGCAACTGGCCCGCCCCCGACCCCGAAGACTTCTACAACCTCGAAGACATCCAGGTCACCAAAACCGACGAGGGCCTCTGGTCCGCCACCCACCCCCGCGGCCTGGCAGCGGAAGCCCCCACCAAAACCGACGCCTACGCCGCCCTGGTCAACCAACTGCGCGCCCGCATCGACCAGGCGCGGCGCATTCGTGAGGAGTGATCATGCCGATCGCTCCGTCCGAGGCAGCCACCGGCAGTGTTTACAACTTCTCGGTCAGATCCAGTGCTGATGCGGCACAGCAGTTCGCGCGGGTAATCCGCGGCCAGGATTTGCTCGCGTCCGCTGAGACACAGCCGTTTCCGGGTCTTCAGCCCGTCAGCGCCCACACCCGCACTGGGTACCCCCCTTCCCGTATAAGGACCCGGACACCGGCCCCCTGGCCTCTGGCCCCGATCCGGCGCGTATCCCTAGTTCAACACCCGAACCGGCCAAACAATCACCTCCGACCCCGCAGCCAGCGCCCAACAGCCACCCTTCCGTGCAACCGGGTGTTACTGCGCAGCCGCAGAATTCGGCACCGAGCTCGACGAAACCGGTGCAGCCAGGCGTCACGGTTCAGCCGAGTCAGCCCGCGCCGGAGCCGGAGCCCGTGCTGAAGGAGGCCACCTACACGGGGCCGACGATGTTCGACATCGGCAACAACGCGCCGCCAGATCAGGCAGAAGGCCAGCCGTGGGTGGTGCAGGATCCGAACCTCGGCAAGATCACCAACACGATCGTGGCCGGTACCGGTGGTCAGACTGTCGATTCGACCATCGAAAAGCCAAACGGCGAGACCGTCACCTTGCGTCGAGTAGCTGATGGTACGGGCGGCTACACGATGTGGATGAACGCCGGCGGCGTCATGTCGGTCTCGTACTCGCCTGGAACCCACGGCGCCGCACCGGGACAAATGCTCCAGTACACGATGGCCGAGGGTGACGACCCCTCGAGTCCGTCGATCATCTCAAACCTGTTGGACGGTGGACAGACCACGGTCAATCTCGATGCGCGCACCGGGACTACGTGGGGCACACAGTATCTGGACAACGGCGAGCAGGAAGTCTCCATCCTGAGCCAAGACCAGGTCCAAAAGATCTTCCGCACCTACCACGACGAGATGCGCAATCCCTATACCGATCAGGTGGGGGAGCTCCGCCCGGACAAGACCGGCTGGTACCTGGGCACCGATGGCCTGAGACGCGACTTCAACCCCGATCACAGCATCGACGTCTCCGGAATGGACAGCACCCGCACGACGGCCCGCCTGCATTACACGCCTTCAGGGCAGGTCAGCGGCACGCTCGCGAACGACGTCGAGGCGCGGACGATCACCATCACGCCGAACGACACCGGTTCGATCCATGTAACCCAGGACTTCCGAGGAAAAACCCTTCATGTCACCCGATACGACCTGAAGGGCAATCCACTCAGAGACTGGGCCCTTGGCTCGGACGGAAAGTGGCTCGACTACACCCGCAACGCGGATGGATCCACAACCTTCAACCAGCTCGACGGTACGAGGCTCCAGGTCAAGGACATCTGGCGCTACACAGTCTGGAGCCCGGACGGATCGCACAAAGACTACGACACCTCACCCAAGATAGACACGAGAAGCCTCACCCAGAAGCTATGGGCCGCAGGCGATAACGCATGGGATGCGGCCTTCGAGAAGGGCCGCGGCCTAGTTATCGGCCTCGGAGCCATGTCAGGCTTCAACAGCCAGTACAACGACTTCGCGAAGTTCATGGGCTGGAATTCCAGGCTCGATACTCAAAAGATCCCTTTCACCAACCAAGATATGAAGCTCGGCCCGCTGGTAGGCCTCACCTATGGCATCGCAACGGGAATTCTCAAAGGTACTTTCGACACGCTGTCCGCAGATTTTAAAACCGCAATTTCAACTGCCGAAGCAACCGGCGATTGGATGCGTGGAAAGGTCAGCTTCAGCGATGCCGCTCTGCGCGTGTGGCAAGAAGCAGCATTCGACAGTATAAACGCCCGATCTCAGTTCTTCTTGATGACCGACCTCCGCGGCGCAACCGAGCATCCATCACAGACATTCGGCGAGCTGGCCTTCGGCGGTGCCACCCTGCTCCTCCCCACAAAGGGAATCGGCCGTGGCATAGGCGCAGCGTCGCGGGCAGGAATCTCAGGGGCGGCGAAGGCTACGGAACTTGCTGATTCGGCAGTCCATGCGTTCAGAAGCTCATCCATTGCCGCTTCCACGGTATTGGGCAAATATGGCAAACAATTCGTTGAGGCAGCTCGTTTGGCTACTCAATCAGCGAGCCTAACCGGTGCGACTGCTGCCCGACTGATAGCCCAAACGCTGGAGCGATTCCGGGCAAACGGATCCCAGCTTCCGAATGGTCTGCCGCCTCGCGACAATATGGCCGAGCCTGAAGGTGGTAAGGGTCTTGTCGATGGCAATAGGGTACCTGTGCGAGCGCGGAGCGCAGAATCTGAACCCAACGGCTCCCGAGATATCAGGGCGACATGGGAAGTAATGCAGATCGGTAGATTTGCACGACGAATTACCTCAATGCCAGAGTGGGCTTTGGCTGGCGGTCCCTTGAGAAATTCTGGGAAGATTCTTCAAGCTCCTACAACGATGTTCACGGCCGTCAGGGCTAGTGGAACTCGTATGTTCCAGCGGTCCGGAATGCAATTGCCCACCTACCGTGCGCCAAGTTCGATAAATGGTTCGGCCAGGCCGCTGAGTCGTTCCGAATACCGGACGCTTGTAAGTCCCTATGATGCCGCAAATAAACGAACCTCGCCGAGGCTGGTTCCAGGGGCGAAGTACGAGCACAGCGTTGGCAATCGGAAGACGACGATTCTGACTAACTTGGATGGAACGCCAGGGTATATAGAGACAAATTGGACTGTCGTCAAGATGCCGGATGGCAGTTTGCTCTATAACGAACTACTAGAGTTTGCTGCGCCAAACACGGTATACAGAGTCAATGGTAACTTCTGGCTGCGTTTCGATGAATATGCGCGGGTAGTCGAGGCATATAGCCCTGACCTCAAGATTCTCCCGGCGAACACACGCCTCCGGGACACTGATATGCAGGATCTTTTCAATAATAGAAAGGATATAATTTCTGGTCCTGGTACAGATGCTGGCCACCTATTCAGGGATCAGTGGGGCTCGCCGGCCAATCTAATATTCTATACGCCGCAGCGATCGGCGATCAATCGCTTCGGTGGGTCCTATTTTAAGCTAGAGAATAAGATATCGACTCTTATCAGGCGCGCTTCAAGGCAGACTCCGCCAGGTCGTGTTGAATATAGCACTCTGGTTGAATATGGCAGTCCGACACCGGTTCCGGGCTACCGAGCGGTCGGAGATGAGTTCACCCCTTATGCTTACAATGTAGGATACAAGAAAAGTACTGAGGTCAGGTGGAGAGAGGCTAGAATTGTCAACCGATAACTTCAATGAGGGAACCTCGGAACCGGATATGAATCGCAAAGCGGAGTTGCTTGGCGAAATCGTCGATAATGCGCGTGATAAGGCTCCGACTGGCTGGACCTGCATTGAATTGACCTACACCATGATTGGTGAGTCGTTCG from Nocardia tengchongensis includes:
- a CDS encoding DNA/RNA non-specific endonuclease; the encoded protein is MLKEATYTGPTMFDIGNNAPPDQAEGQPWVVQDPNLGKITNTIVAGTGGQTVDSTIEKPNGETVTLRRVADGTGGYTMWMNAGGVMSVSYSPGTHGAAPGQMLQYTMAEGDDPSSPSIISNLLDGGQTTVNLDARTGTTWGTQYLDNGEQEVSILSQDQVQKIFRTYHDEMRNPYTDQVGELRPDKTGWYLGTDGLRRDFNPDHSIDVSGMDSTRTTARLHYTPSGQVSGTLANDVEARTITITPNDTGSIHVTQDFRGKTLHVTRYDLKGNPLRDWALGSDGKWLDYTRNADGSTTFNQLDGTRLQVKDIWRYTVWSPDGSHKDYDTSPKIDTRSLTQKLWAAGDNAWDAAFEKGRGLVIGLGAMSGFNSQYNDFAKFMGWNSRLDTQKIPFTNQDMKLGPLVGLTYGIATGILKGTFDTLSADFKTAISTAEATGDWMRGKVSFSDAALRVWQEAAFDSINARSQFFLMTDLRGATEHPSQTFGELAFGGATLLLPTKGIGRGIGAASRAGISGAAKATELADSAVHAFRSSSIAASTVLGKYGKQFVEAARLATQSASLTGATAARLIAQTLERFRANGSQLPNGLPPRDNMAEPEGGKGLVDGNRVPVRARSAESEPNGSRDIRATWEVMQIGRFARRITSMPEWALAGGPLRNSGKILQAPTTMFTAVRASGTRMFQRSGMQLPTYRAPSSINGSARPLSRSEYRTLVSPYDAANKRTSPRLVPGAKYEHSVGNRKTTILTNLDGTPGYIETNWTVVKMPDGSLLYNELLEFAAPNTVYRVNGNFWLRFDEYARVVEAYSPDLKILPANTRLRDTDMQDLFNNRKDIISGPGTDAGHLFRDQWGSPANLIFYTPQRSAINRFGGSYFKLENKISTLIRRASRQTPPGRVEYSTLVEYGSPTPVPGYRAVGDEFTPYAYNVGYKKSTEVRWREARIVNR